One Dehalococcoidia bacterium genomic window carries:
- a CDS encoding acyl-CoA dehydrogenase family protein yields the protein MDFRFTEEDQRFRREVRAFLEAEWGWEAGLGDASPDSDEEFQREREFERKLAARGWLVMSWPREYGGQDASPIRQAILHEECAYFRAPIGGGPGGQAVKLVGPAIMRFGTEEQKSRFLPPIARGEVWWCQGFSEPNAGSDLASIQTRAEARGDHYVINGEKIWVSSARYADWMHLLARTDPDAPKHAGISYFLVDMRTPGISYRPIFQMTGRSGFYHVFLEDVKVPRSNLLGEENQGWRVMLTTLNLERSVIVRVGAAQRWFDDAVAYLRSVPPERWAARPERVRWRLADHLIEIEVARLLCYWVSWLQGQGAVPVREAAQCKAFSTEMAQRLANSIVQALGLAGAAEPAADGPFNRLARFFYLLTVHWTISAGTSEIQRNAIARQVLR from the coding sequence ATGGACTTCCGTTTCACAGAGGAGGACCAGCGCTTCCGCCGGGAGGTGCGGGCCTTCCTGGAGGCGGAGTGGGGCTGGGAGGCAGGCCTGGGGGACGCCTCTCCCGACTCGGACGAGGAGTTCCAGCGGGAGCGGGAGTTCGAGCGCAAGCTGGCGGCCAGGGGCTGGCTGGTGATGTCCTGGCCGCGGGAGTACGGTGGCCAGGACGCCTCGCCCATAAGGCAGGCCATCCTGCACGAGGAGTGCGCCTATTTCCGGGCGCCCATCGGCGGCGGCCCCGGGGGGCAAGCCGTGAAACTGGTGGGGCCTGCCATCATGCGCTTCGGCACCGAGGAGCAGAAGTCACGTTTCCTGCCACCCATCGCCAGGGGCGAGGTGTGGTGGTGCCAGGGATTTTCGGAGCCCAACGCCGGTTCCGATCTGGCCTCCATACAGACCAGGGCCGAGGCGCGGGGCGACCATTATGTCATCAACGGCGAGAAGATATGGGTCTCCTCGGCCAGGTACGCCGACTGGATGCACCTCCTGGCCAGGACCGACCCCGACGCGCCCAAGCACGCCGGCATCTCTTACTTCCTGGTGGACATGCGGACTCCGGGCATCTCCTACCGCCCCATCTTCCAGATGACGGGCCGCAGCGGCTTCTACCACGTGTTCCTGGAGGACGTGAAGGTCCCCAGGAGCAACCTGCTGGGGGAGGAGAACCAGGGTTGGCGGGTGATGCTCACCACCCTCAACCTGGAGCGGAGCGTCATCGTGCGGGTAGGGGCGGCCCAGCGCTGGTTCGACGATGCGGTGGCCTACCTGCGCTCGGTTCCGCCCGAAAGGTGGGCCGCCAGGCCGGAGCGGGTGCGCTGGCGCCTCGCCGACCATCTCATCGAGATAGAGGTGGCCCGCCTGCTCTGTTACTGGGTCTCCTGGCTGCAGGGGCAGGGGGCTGTGCCGGTTCGCGAGGCGGCCCAGTGCAAGGCCTTCAGCACCGAGATGGCCCAGCGGCTGGCCAACAGCATCGTCCAGGCCCTGGGGCTGGCCGGCGCGGCCGAGCCCGCCGCCGATGGCCCCTTCAACCGGCTGGCGCGCTTCTTCTACCTGCTGACGGTGCACTGGACCATATCGGCCGGGACATCCGAGATCCAGCGCAACGCCATCGCCCGGCAGGTCCTCCGCTAG
- a CDS encoding CoA transferase, with the protein MGPLEGIRVINWSQFTPSGAAAILGDLGADVIKVEHPERGDAYRGMAAMYGEAMNMAGGRHVGFEAVNRNQRSITLNLASPEGRELFCRLVAVSDVLITNFEDRVRRKHRVDYDDLAAINPRLIYAVSSNFGPRGPLAGRRGFDQVAQARSGLMWAMGDREQEEPVQVVGGICDQMAATVLVMGILAALVARERDGMGQRLDSSLLGSMIHLQSIGLTVASLRGRGWSRHDRRRTRNPLTNHYRCADGKWILFGEIQADRFWGEFCRALGLEELEHDPRFATAMGGRRENAEELIRILDRTLATKTREEWIRIFEEQQVSFAYSPVQDYQEVLEDPQARENGYLVEYDHPAVGHPVRLVGHPVQYSRTPASIRRPAPEFGEHTEEVLSELLGCSWEEIAELRSKGAI; encoded by the coding sequence GTGGGCCCACTAGAGGGCATCCGCGTCATCAACTGGAGCCAGTTCACGCCCTCAGGGGCAGCGGCCATCCTGGGAGACCTGGGGGCCGACGTCATCAAGGTGGAGCATCCCGAGCGGGGGGACGCCTACCGGGGCATGGCGGCCATGTATGGCGAGGCCATGAACATGGCCGGCGGCCGTCACGTGGGCTTCGAGGCCGTAAACCGCAACCAGCGCAGCATCACCCTGAACCTGGCCTCGCCCGAGGGGAGGGAACTTTTCTGTCGGCTGGTGGCCGTCTCCGATGTGCTCATCACCAACTTCGAGGACCGGGTGCGTCGCAAGCACCGGGTGGACTACGATGACCTGGCAGCCATCAACCCGCGCCTCATCTACGCCGTCTCCAGCAACTTCGGCCCTCGAGGCCCCCTGGCGGGCAGGCGTGGCTTCGACCAGGTGGCCCAGGCCCGCAGCGGGCTCATGTGGGCCATGGGGGATCGGGAGCAGGAGGAGCCGGTGCAGGTGGTGGGCGGCATCTGCGACCAGATGGCTGCCACCGTGCTGGTGATGGGCATCCTGGCGGCCCTGGTGGCGCGAGAGCGGGACGGAATGGGGCAACGGCTGGACAGCTCCCTGCTGGGCAGCATGATCCACCTGCAGAGCATCGGCCTGACGGTGGCCAGCCTCCGGGGCAGGGGCTGGTCCCGCCATGACCGGCGCCGCACCAGGAACCCCCTCACCAACCACTATCGCTGCGCCGACGGCAAGTGGATCCTGTTCGGGGAGATCCAGGCCGACCGCTTCTGGGGAGAGTTCTGCCGCGCCCTCGGCCTGGAGGAGCTGGAGCACGACCCCCGCTTCGCCACGGCCATGGGCGGCCGCCGGGAGAACGCCGAGGAGCTGATCCGCATCCTGGACCGCACCCTGGCCACCAAGACCCGCGAAGAGTGGATCCGCATCTTCGAGGAGCAGCAGGTCTCCTTCGCCTACTCGCCGGTGCAGGACTACCAGGAAGTGCTGGAGGACCCCCAGGCGCGGGAGAACGGTTACCTGGTGGAGTACGACCACCCGGCCGTGGGCCACCCTGTGCGGCTGGTGGGCCACCCGGTGCAGTACAGTCGCACGCCCGCGTCCATCCGCCGGCCGGCGCCCGAGTTTGGCGAGCATACGGAGGAGGTGCTCAGCGAGCTGCTGGGCTGCTCCTGGGAAGAGATAGCCGAGCTGCGCAGCAAGGGCGCCATCTGA